One Hevea brasiliensis isolate MT/VB/25A 57/8 chromosome 5, ASM3005281v1, whole genome shotgun sequence genomic region harbors:
- the LOC110656026 gene encoding DNA-directed RNA polymerase V subunit 5A isoform X1, which produces MEANGVAEGNGDGAEEAGCFDIGSLGRCLSSFVDEGSPESHRYYLSRRTVFEMLTDRGYSVPSSEIDQSLQEFRAIHGQNPDINRLKFSAAYKSDPSKRMLVIFCGTGVVKVSSVRVIAAQIVNRGSLTGLILILQNHITNQALKAVDLFTFKVEMFQITDLLVNITKHVLKPKHEVMSEREKQKLLKKYSIEEKQLPRLLKKDAIVKYYGLEKGQVVKVTHTGDITESHVTSRCVW; this is translated from the exons ATGGAAGCAAATGGGGTTGCGGAAGGGAATGGGGATGGAGCTGAGGAAGCTGGGTGTTTTGACATTGGGTCGTTAGGGAGGTGCTTGAGCAGCTTCGTCGATGAAGGTAGCCCTGAGAGTCACAGATACTACCTCTCACGGAGAACTGTGTTTGAGATGTTGACAGACAGAGGCTATTCTGTTCCCAGCTCTGAAATTGACCAGTCTCTGCAAGAATTTCGAGCCATTCATGGCCAGAACCCAGATATCAATCGCCTCAAATTTTCCGCTGCTTACAAGTCGGATCCCTCTAAAAGG ATGCTGGTTATTTTCTGTGGGACAGGTGTGGTTAAAGTTAGTTCAGTCCGTGTCATTGCTGCTCAGATTGTTAATAGAGGCAGTTTAACTGGTCTGATCTTAATCTTGCAAAACCATATAACAAACCAAGCTCTGAAAGCTGTGGATCTTTTTACTTTTAAGGTTGAGATGTTCCAG ATTACTGACTTGCTTGTTAATATCACAAAGCATGTATTAAAACCAAAGCATGAGGTTATGAGTGAGCGGGAAAAGCAAAAGCTCTTAAAAAAATACAGTAttgaagaaaagcag CTTCCTCGACTATTAAAGAAAGATGCAATCGTGAAGTATTACGGGCTTGAGAAGGGACAGGTGGTGAAAGTTACACACACCGGCGACATTACTGAGTCGCATGTTACTTCCCGGTGTGTCTGGTAA
- the LOC110656026 gene encoding DNA-directed RNA polymerase V subunit 5A isoform X2, translating into MEANGVAEGNGDGAEEAGCFDIGSLGRCLSSFVDEGSPESHRYYLSRRTVFEMLTDRGYSVPSSEIDQSLQEFRAIHGQNPDINRLKFSAAYKSDPSKRMLVIFCGTGVVKVSSVRVIAAQIVNRGSLTGLILILQNHITNQALKAVDLFTFKVEMFQLPRLLKKDAIVKYYGLEKGQVVKVTHTGDITESHVTSRCVW; encoded by the exons ATGGAAGCAAATGGGGTTGCGGAAGGGAATGGGGATGGAGCTGAGGAAGCTGGGTGTTTTGACATTGGGTCGTTAGGGAGGTGCTTGAGCAGCTTCGTCGATGAAGGTAGCCCTGAGAGTCACAGATACTACCTCTCACGGAGAACTGTGTTTGAGATGTTGACAGACAGAGGCTATTCTGTTCCCAGCTCTGAAATTGACCAGTCTCTGCAAGAATTTCGAGCCATTCATGGCCAGAACCCAGATATCAATCGCCTCAAATTTTCCGCTGCTTACAAGTCGGATCCCTCTAAAAGG ATGCTGGTTATTTTCTGTGGGACAGGTGTGGTTAAAGTTAGTTCAGTCCGTGTCATTGCTGCTCAGATTGTTAATAGAGGCAGTTTAACTGGTCTGATCTTAATCTTGCAAAACCATATAACAAACCAAGCTCTGAAAGCTGTGGATCTTTTTACTTTTAAGGTTGAGATGTTCCAG CTTCCTCGACTATTAAAGAAAGATGCAATCGTGAAGTATTACGGGCTTGAGAAGGGACAGGTGGTGAAAGTTACACACACCGGCGACATTACTGAGTCGCATGTTACTTCCCGGTGTGTCTGGTAA